Sequence from the Colletotrichum higginsianum IMI 349063 chromosome 6, whole genome shotgun sequence genome:
TCAAACAGCATACAAGATATAAGAGTTTCCAGCGTCCAACAGATGGTATATGACAATCAAGGGGCAGGACCATGGGGCTTCGAGCTAGGAGCGTAATATGCAGTCTAAGCCTTGTAGGAAAACAAGCACCAGAGGTGGGCCCAACTGCCGACGGATTTGACCAGGTGGTCCACGACGGTAAATCCGAGTGCGAAATACTCTCAGCAACGTAAGTGGCGGCAAAGACCTCTATCTCTCCCCATCATAAATCTATCATAGAATCGAATTTCCCCTAGAGATAACGTTTTTCATGAGTTTCCCCGAGTGGAAAAAGCGACGCGAGGCGTTGGCTACTTTGTGTTTCTGCAGGCGTATAAAACCACCCCCCTGTGGGGACAACTGAATGCGAAGTGCGAGGTGCGAGAAGCGAACAGCAGAACACGATCATCGGTCCCTTAGAAGAGAAGCCCAGATCTTGCAGCAATGTCCACGAgaaagtacttatatatcATGAAGAATAGATCTTTACGGATCTCTGGCACCTCACCTCCTATTCTCTTACATCTTTGTATCCTACTACACCTTCCAGTCATCAGAATCTCGCAACGCATATCAACCTTCCTTGAAAGAAAATGGCGTCCAACCTCTACAAATACTCTCCCTCAGGGGCAGCCGCCATGATTTTCCTCATCGGGTTCATTGTTGGAGGCGCGTGGCACGCCTTTATCATCGTTCGCAAGCGATCTTGGTACTTTACACCTATGCTCATCGGTTGCATCTGTAAGTCGACTTTGTAGATTGGAGTACTCTGTCTTGATGAATATCACACTAACTTGTCTCTCAGTGGAACTAGTTGGCTATCTTGCCCGCTTTCTATCATCAAGTTCCCCCACCAACATGGCCTTCTTCATGATCCAGACCCTCTGCCTCCTCGTCGCAcccgccctcttcgccgcctcgATCTACATGGTACTCGGGCGTCTTGTTCTCTACCTCCGCTGCGAGTCCCTCTCTCCGATCCGACCGTCGCGTCTCACAAAGATATTCGTTGTTGGCGACGTCCTCTCTTTCCTGGTACAGATCATGGGTGCCGGCTTGTTggcgagcagcagctccaTGAACACGGGCAAAACGGTCATTCTGCTGGGTTTGGCGGTCCAGATCATCTTCTTCGCGCTTTTCGTTTCTGCAACGGCTGTTTTCCACAAGAGGCTGTTGAAACAGGTGCCCCCCGTTGTACTTGAAGAGGAGGCCTATGAAGGGTTGAAGAGATTTTACAGCGGTTGGAGGGGCGTTTTGACAGTGCTGTACATTGCCAGTGGACTCATCTTCGTGCGGTCGCTTTTCAGGCTTGTTGAGTACGTGCAGGGACACGATGGGGTGTTGCTCAACACCGAAGTCTACCTGTACATCTTCGACGCGCTGTTGATGCTTGGCGTCGTGGCTGTCACAGCGATATTCCACCCCGCCAAGTATGTCCCAAGCAAGAAAAGCCTCTCGAGTATGCaggacatggacatggagtAAGATTAACTTTTGGGGGGATGAGGTTTTGTCTGCGAATAGAAGAGGGATTGATGTGTTGTAGGGACTAATAATTGGAGGACTCAGTAACTAAGTTCAGCTTCGATCGTTATGCTTAATATACCTAATTACCCAAAAAACCCTTGATCGAAGCCTGCTTTATCTAACCTTCCAGTGGGCAGTAGTCCGGTCAGAAACTCCGTCAACAGATCTGTATCCCTCACTCGCACAGCGACCTTGGGAGCCGCCAGGTACGCGACCCAGTCTGGcccgacggcagcagcaatcTTCGTCAAGTCTTTGGGTCCTACATCCTCGTATACCCAGCTCTGCGGCAACCACTGGAAGAATGCGAGATAGTATCCCATCACAACCAGAGCCCGCGCCCGTTCTTGGCGGGCCATGTCGACAAACCCGGAGGAGACAAACACATATGGCCATGCCCTGACCTTGAATGCGACACATGGCGGGCTGGGGCTGTAGGCTAAGCCACTGCAGACCGGACAAGCCAATGCCCCAAACAGCTTGCCGATTCCCAAGACAGCGCGGCGCAGATCTTTAAGATAGCACCAATCCTCGTCATTTTCAGTCATGTCGAGTACCTTTTCCAGATCGAGTGGAACCGCCACGGGGCATTGATGATCGAGTGCCACGTCCCAGCCGGTCCGCGTCCTCTCTTCGCCACCTTTAGACGGAGCCAACATCCCCCGACGCGGCAAGATCGCACGCGGCCCGATGGTCAAAGCCAGCCAATTTGTCAACCAGATGCCCTCGTAGCCGGAAAGCCGATCAGCGGCCAGGGCCGTCATCGCCAGCAAAACGGACGTTGCGACGACTGCGCGGGAGTGATCTCCCGAAGCGTGCGCCAGCTGTTGGCGCAACCGACACATTGCCCGGTCTCGATACATCGTCACAGGCGGCAGGTCGTCGACAGCCGCTAGACTTGTCTCAGTGCTGGCCATGTGGAGCAACGAGACGGAAAGAATCCCGTCCATGAGAAAGTGGTTCTGGAAGGCGAGTTTGGGGACATCCACACGAAGAGAGTGGGATGCGATGTCTCTAAGTTGAAAAGCCTTTGTGAAAGAGTCGACAGTGGAGCAGTTATAATGATGCAGGAGGCGAAGCTGGAGCATTTCTTGGCGGGTATATGTCAACTCAAGACTCAAAGTCATTGTCTCCTCTGCGGTGGTTGTTGAGAGTGATGTCTGCTGGTCGTCGTGCTTGGTTGGAGGGCTTCCCGCTGCGACAGAGTTGGTCTGACGAGCGTTGTGCAGAGGGTTGCCACACGATTTGCGACCCCAAGATTGCGAGCGCTCGTCTGACGCATTGTAATGACATCGAGTTTGGCGTCTCTCGCAAGCCGAACAAGTTGGTTTACGTTCGTCGCACTGCATGCGCGGGTTATAGTCAGCAAGGTGCCATGGCCAAGCACTATTTATGGAGTCGAGAGATGTTGAAACTGAACAGTAGTTCTAATCCCGTCATACCTTCACCCGCCTGGTCTTGCAATCGACGCATCCGTGTCTTGACTTGGTGTGGTGGCGAATGACAATACTCGGCTTGGCGGGGAGGGATTCTGACAGTGAGGGCTTCATGGTAACACCGAAAACACTTGATCAGAATCAAGATCACGATAATCGTCGCTGCAAAGGATGATGCGATTGTACTAGAACGAGTGATCCGGATTTCTTGCTCTTCAACAACAGGAAATTTACTTGTGTTGAAATGTTCCCGGGGTCCCAAATTTGAGGGATGCTTAGCCCAAAAGATTACTGTGGGATCGCAGTTGCGGAATCCTTCTCAAGTCACTTCGTTACAGTTGAGGCAGTGTTGGGCAACGCCCCTCGCCGATTACGCATTGTCCTGTGCGGTAAGCATCATGGTGGAGGTGTTGAGACTTTTGACCAATCCCTAACGGAAGCGGAACCGAGTTGATTCCACTGTACTATGTACCGTATCAGCGATGGCGCCATATAAATAAACACGACTGGGACAAGCCCCTTACGTATCAGTCCCGATCTGGAATCGACTACAGCTAATTAGGCCGAGATCCGTACGAGAATCTGAACGAAGAGGTTCTGAGAAGTGTTTCCCTGCAGAATTTATTGTTGATGGAGTCTTAGGGAAACCTCTCAGGCGGAAAGACCCGTCTTGACCATATAAAAGCTTCTTCCAGCATGCCGGCGCTTGCAGGCTCCCCCCGGTCTTGGCCATGAGCCCTTCCACAAGCGCCTGGCCCATTCTGAAGCCGAGCACATCATTCAAAAAGCTACGAGCGACTGGCGCGAATCTTAGTCAGAGGGATTAAGAATACTATGTAAAGCAGACAAATCGGCATGACTTAGGGGTCTAGAAACCAAGTATGTACATAAATGTTGAGTGAACTGCTCAAAATATGAGGTTATTCGTGGATTCCTGATATGTAGAAGGAAGGGTCTAAAGTGAAGGGGAACCTTAGACGGAGCCTGCGATATGGCTGATGTGAGGGAGATGGACCCGCGTGATATAATTGGCTCCTTCAGGCCATCGTCTCCACTTTCCCATCGATAATCCGGCCGGCATTTCAACTTCTTATCAAGGTTTTCGGAGTTGAGCCTGGTAGCCTTCCTTTCTTCCCCAGCTTGCAAATGCCACGAACTCCTTTCATACACCTTTGTCATGATGCTAAACATCCCTAAAACTCTAGTTCCTAGAATAGCATTTCTCTGTGTCCACTCAGTGTCGAAGGACAATATAGCAGCCCGCCCACCTCTAGGCACTGCGGCGCAACGTGACACAGCCAAAGGGCATAGCTACAAGGCGTAAGGTTAGCAAGGCTAACTCATCCTGCCAGAAGTCCCACCCAGACGCTTCCAAAGATTCACAGCAGTTGCGAGGTCTCAAGCCAAAAGCGAATTTTATGGAAACGCGGCCAGGGACTTGATTTGTCGCCGTGAAGCTTGGGAACCGGCCAGTGTCGCCGATAGACAACCAGACAACGGACCTCATGGAGAAGGGGGAGCTGGTGAGCAGGCATGAGTATCCTGTCTATAAAGCACGCCTGAGAACCCGTTGCCTCAGCTATAACCGCAAGCTGGCAAAGGTATTCTACTTCTCACATTTCACATTCAGCACAAACAAAGGCCAGCTTCTTATTGAGACGCTATCGCAAGCTTCTTCAGCGTCCTTATACCAGTATAGAAGATAAGCTAGGACTTCTTCATGCTATCTTGCTGCGTGATTCGTGATAAATAAAAGGCGTTCTAGTCAGACTCGAAGATGCTGAGATTAGTCTTAGGAGATACCCAAATAAGGACTTGCTTCCCTGAGGCTGTCCGAACCTGAAGTCTGGAAAGCTAGTAGCAACCCTCTTAACGAGCTTTCCGGGCCCCAGAGTATGTtagatgccggcggcgaagataGGCTTAACGGCTTGGATAAGAAACATCGACTTGGAGGACTTGAACGCGTCCGATTTTCTCGCGTGTTCGCCGGCTGGGGCAGTGGAGAGGACGTCCGCACTGCCGTGGATTATAGTTCATCTTCGGGGCGCGGGGAGGGTGCCTTTGAAGAACGGAATACTAACCGCTCGCGCTGGCGTCTGAGTGGCATAGGCGACTTCGACATGTCTTGAAAGGATCCCGAGCCGTTGGAGAGAGCATTGCCGATGTCCAGGGGACGGGCTGCTTCCTCCTTTACTCGAATCCGAGATTTTGAGATTTTGAAGTTGATCCATTCTGCTTTAGTGCTTAgtctacctaggtaggcagatGTAGAAAGATAGAACGAGCGGGGTTCTGAAGATGGGGCACCAAAGGCTGACCGTAGTAATAGTTTGCTGGGCTCAAGAGCACACACCGAGGATTCACGCAACCCGGACGTACAGCTAAGCAGAAACGAGGATGAAAGCGAACGGTGTCTAGTTCCTAACGGCGTCTGCTCCTGTCTGCTAGCAAGTACCAACGTCGTTTGCCAGACAGCCGCAGCGCCGTTCAAGACAACCTCGCCCTGACACACCACCTGAGAAGACGTTTCCAAGGGGATATTGGGGACACATGTCAGCGACTCGCCAGTATTGCGCGTTTCATTTACGGAGCCTCGCCCCCggctccgtcatcgtccaTTCCAAAGACACAGCAACTCA
This genomic interval carries:
- a CDS encoding Rta1 domain-containing protein, with protein sequence MASNLYKYSPSGAAAMIFLIGFIVGGAWHAFIIVRKRSWYFTPMLIGCILELVGYLARFLSSSSPTNMAFFMIQTLCLLVAPALFAASIYMVLGRLVLYLRCESLSPIRPSRLTKIFVVGDVLSFLVQIMGAGLLASSSSMNTGKTVILLGLAVQIIFFALFVSATAVFHKRLLKQVPPVVLEEEAYEGLKRFYSGWRGVLTVLYIASGLIFVRSLFRLVEYVQGHDGVLLNTEVYLYIFDALLMLGVVAVTAIFHPAKYVPSKKSLSSMQDMDME
- a CDS encoding Fungal Zn binuclear cluster domain-containing protein, encoding MKPSLSESLPAKPSIVIRHHTKSRHGCVDCKTRRVKCDERKPTCSACERRQTRCHYNASDERSQSWGRKSCGNPLHNARQTNSVAAGSPPTKHDDQQTSLSTTTAEETMTLSLELTYTRQEMLQLRLLHHYNCSTVDSFTKAFQLRDIASHSLRVDVPKLAFQNHFLMDGILSVSLLHMASTETSLAAVDDLPPVTMYRDRAMCRLRQQLAHASGDHSRAVVATSVLLAMTALAADRLSGYEGIWLTNWLALTIGPRAILPRRGMLAPSKGGEERTRTGWDVALDHQCPVAVPLDLEKVLDMTENDEDWCYLKDLRRAVLGIGKLFGALACPVCSGLAYSPSPPCVAFKVRAWPYVFVSSGFVDMARQERARALVVMGYYLAFFQWLPQSWVYEDVGPKDLTKIAAAVGPDWVAYLAAPKVAVRVRDTDLLTEFLTGLLPTGRLDKAGFDQGFFG